In the genome of Pediococcus claussenii ATCC BAA-344, one region contains:
- a CDS encoding cysteine desulfurase family protein: MIYFDNSATTKVDPDVLTTYQKVSQQVWGNPSSLHQMGETAFNLLEQSRKQIASLLDVHPNEIFFTSGGTEGDNWVLKGTAIEKRTFGKHLITTAVEHPAIKNSMEQLEQLGFDITYLPVDNEGRISINDLKKALRSDTILVSVMAVNNEIGTIQPLMEVAEVLKDYPKVHFHIDAVQGIGKGIQPMIMNERVDFVTFSGHKFHAPRGIGFIYARQGRRLAPLMTGGGQEKNQRSGTENLPAIAGMSRALRVLLENEDEKVAKQREIKNLIYQHVSKFEKVVMFSKMQNNFAPHILCFAIKGVRGETVVHAFEQHDIFISTTSACSSKKQQASSTLTAMKVDTSVSTSAIRVSLDSANTIEEAEEFNRVFDELYKDFSKINSRS, translated from the coding sequence ATGATTTATTTTGATAACAGTGCAACAACAAAAGTTGACCCAGATGTTCTAACTACCTATCAAAAAGTGAGTCAGCAGGTATGGGGGAATCCCTCAAGTTTACATCAAATGGGAGAAACTGCCTTTAATCTATTGGAACAGTCACGTAAACAAATAGCCAGTTTGTTAGACGTCCATCCTAACGAGATCTTCTTTACCAGTGGTGGTACAGAAGGTGATAATTGGGTTTTAAAAGGAACTGCAATTGAAAAAAGAACGTTTGGAAAGCATTTGATTACAACGGCGGTAGAACATCCAGCCATAAAGAATAGTATGGAGCAATTAGAACAACTAGGTTTTGATATTACTTACTTGCCAGTTGATAATGAAGGGCGTATCTCGATTAATGATTTAAAAAAGGCTTTACGAAGTGATACTATTCTGGTTTCAGTAATGGCAGTTAATAATGAAATTGGAACGATTCAGCCTTTGATGGAAGTTGCTGAAGTTTTGAAGGATTATCCTAAAGTACATTTTCATATTGATGCAGTTCAAGGAATTGGAAAAGGAATTCAACCAATGATTATGAACGAAAGAGTGGATTTTGTTACCTTTTCTGGTCATAAATTTCATGCACCACGTGGAATTGGATTTATATATGCACGACAGGGAAGAAGATTAGCACCATTGATGACTGGTGGAGGCCAAGAAAAAAATCAACGGAGCGGTACTGAAAATTTACCAGCAATTGCGGGAATGTCACGTGCTCTTCGTGTCCTTCTTGAAAACGAAGATGAAAAAGTAGCAAAACAACGAGAAATTAAAAATTTGATCTATCAACATGTTAGCAAATTTGAAAAAGTTGTTATGTTTTCTAAAATGCAAAATAATTTTGCACCACATATCCTGTGTTTTGCAATTAAGGGTGTGCGGGGAGAAACAGTTGTCCATGCATTTGAACAGCATGATATTTTTATTTCAACAACTAGTGCTTGCTCGTCAAAAAAACAACAAGCGTCTAGTACACTCACTGCAATGAAGGTCGATACGAGTGTTTCAACCAGTGCAATTAGGGTTAGTTTGGATAGTGCCAATACAATTGAAGAAGCAGAAGAGTTTAATCGAGTTTTTGATGAGTTGTATAAAGATTTTTCAAAAATTAATTCAAGAAGTTAG
- the rpsD gene encoding 30S ribosomal protein S4 has translation MSRYTGPSWKVSRRLGISLTGTGKELARRPYAPGDHGQNNRRKVSEYGQQLREKQKLRMMYGMTERQFSNLFKRAGKIREGLHGTNFMILLERRLDNVVYRLGLATTRRQARQLVNHGHITVDGKRVDIPSYEVAIGQVVSVREKSKDLKIVGEAVEAVVGRPQFVSFDADKLEGSLTRLPERDELEADIDESLIVEYYNKL, from the coding sequence ATGTCTCGTTACACTGGTCCAAGTTGGAAAGTTTCACGTCGTTTAGGTATTTCACTTACTGGTACTGGTAAAGAATTGGCTCGTCGCCCTTACGCACCTGGTGATCATGGTCAAAACAACCGCCGTAAGGTTTCAGAATATGGACAACAACTTCGTGAAAAGCAAAAGTTGCGTATGATGTACGGAATGACAGAACGTCAATTCTCAAATCTTTTCAAGCGCGCTGGTAAGATTCGCGAAGGTTTACATGGTACAAACTTCATGATTTTACTTGAACGTCGTTTGGATAACGTTGTTTACCGTTTAGGTTTGGCTACTACTCGTCGTCAAGCTCGTCAATTGGTAAACCATGGTCACATTACCGTTGATGGCAAGCGTGTTGATATCCCTTCTTATGAAGTTGCTATTGGCCAAGTTGTCTCAGTTCGTGAAAAATCAAAAGACTTGAAAATTGTTGGCGAAGCTGTTGAAGCAGTTGTTGGTCGTCCTCAATTCGTATCATTTGATGCAGATAAGCTTGAAGGTTCCCTCACACGTCTTCCAGAGCGTGATGAACTTGAAGCAGATATTGATGAATCACTTATCGTTGAATACTACAACAAGCTATAG
- a CDS encoding replication-associated recombination protein A translates to MQPLAYRMRPTTIEEVVGQQNLIGPGKIISRMVKAKLLSSMILYGPPGTGKTSIASAIAGSTKYAFRMLNAATDSKKDLQIVAEEAKMSGTVILLLDEIHRLDKTKQDFLLPHLENGHIILIGATTENPYISINPAIRSRTQIFEVKPLSPDDILVALKRSVTDTEKGLGQLNLHVYPEAFTFLSNSTNGDLRSSLNALELAAQSTDPDDNGIINITLPIAEECLQKKAITQDKDGDAHYDVISAFQKSIRGSDTNAALHYMARLLDSGDLQSVIRRLLVIAYEDIGLANPSACQRTVAAVTAAEHLGLPEARIPLADAVIELTVSPKSNSGISAIDAALADIHNGKIGDVPDHLRDSHYKGAAKLGRGVNYQYPHNFPNDWIAQQYLPDKLKNAEYYVPKSNGQIEPRFGEQYERLLNAQRKN, encoded by the coding sequence ATGCAGCCATTGGCATATCGAATGCGACCCACAACAATTGAAGAAGTCGTAGGCCAGCAAAACTTAATCGGTCCTGGAAAAATAATTAGTCGGATGGTTAAGGCAAAATTATTATCTTCTATGATCTTATATGGACCACCTGGAACAGGAAAAACAAGTATCGCCAGCGCAATTGCTGGTTCAACCAAATATGCATTTCGGATGTTAAACGCTGCAACTGATTCAAAAAAAGATTTACAAATAGTTGCTGAAGAGGCCAAGATGAGTGGAACTGTCATCTTATTATTAGATGAAATTCACCGCCTCGATAAGACTAAACAGGATTTCCTCCTACCGCATCTTGAAAATGGGCACATCATCTTAATTGGTGCTACAACTGAAAATCCATATATCAGTATTAACCCTGCCATTCGCAGTAGAACACAAATCTTCGAAGTGAAGCCACTCTCACCAGATGACATATTAGTTGCATTGAAAAGATCAGTTACTGATACTGAAAAAGGACTTGGACAGCTGAATTTACATGTCTATCCAGAGGCTTTCACTTTTTTAAGCAATTCAACAAATGGTGACCTACGTAGTTCACTCAATGCGCTTGAGCTTGCTGCTCAGTCCACTGATCCCGATGACAACGGAATTATTAATATTACACTGCCAATTGCAGAAGAATGTTTACAAAAAAAAGCAATTACTCAAGATAAGGATGGAGATGCACACTACGATGTCATCTCTGCCTTTCAAAAATCAATTCGTGGAAGTGACACCAATGCTGCCTTGCATTATATGGCCAGATTGTTAGATAGTGGCGATCTTCAGAGCGTAATTAGACGTCTTTTAGTAATTGCTTACGAAGACATTGGTCTTGCCAATCCAAGTGCTTGCCAGCGTACAGTAGCTGCCGTAACTGCTGCAGAACACTTGGGACTTCCAGAAGCCAGAATACCATTGGCAGATGCTGTAATCGAATTAACAGTTTCTCCCAAGTCGAACTCTGGGATTTCCGCAATTGATGCTGCTCTCGCCGATATTCACAATGGAAAAATTGGGGATGTCCCTGATCATCTTCGCGACTCACATTACAAGGGTGCTGCAAAACTTGGAAGAGGCGTTAACTATCAATATCCTCATAACTTTCCAAATGATTGGATTGCTCAGCAATACCTACCAGACAAACTGAAAAATGCTGAATATTATGTACCAAAATCAAATGGTCAAATAGAACCCCGTTTTGGTGAACAATATGAGCGTCTTTTAAATGCCCAACGTAAAAATTAA
- the tpx gene encoding thiol peroxidase encodes MEVLRGGEKVELAGNPPEVGQVIPKFKLFTDDGQKVKTRDLLGKVTLISVVPDLNTPVCSIQTKTFNQQADKYPTVKFITVSNNLPEDQKDWCAAEGVKNLEVLSDHELSFGYETGLYIPNAGYLARSIFILNEDGKIIYRQIVPEIHDEPDYAEALEVLDNIIA; translated from the coding sequence GTGGAAGTTTTACGTGGTGGCGAAAAAGTTGAATTAGCAGGTAATCCTCCTGAAGTTGGACAGGTAATTCCTAAGTTTAAGTTATTTACAGATGACGGGCAGAAAGTTAAGACCCGTGATTTATTAGGAAAGGTTACTTTGATTAGCGTTGTTCCAGATTTGAATACACCAGTTTGTAGCATTCAAACAAAAACGTTTAATCAACAAGCTGATAAATACCCAACGGTTAAATTTATTACGGTTTCTAATAATTTACCAGAAGACCAAAAGGATTGGTGTGCCGCTGAAGGCGTTAAAAATCTAGAAGTACTCTCCGACCATGAGTTATCATTTGGTTATGAAACTGGTCTTTATATTCCCAATGCAGGATATCTAGCACGTTCAATTTTCATTTTGAATGAAGACGGTAAAATTATTTATCGCCAGATTGTTCCTGAAATCCATGATGAACCTGACTATGCAGAGGCTTTAGAAGTGTTAGATAATATAATTGCGTAA
- a CDS encoding universal stress protein — protein MSIQQYKHILVPIDGSQESELAFEKAVAVAKRNDGAELHMVHVVDTRAFQNISSFDTAMVEQVTETAKQTMDKYIAKAKEEGLDNVAYSIEYGSPKVVIANDVPKDLHTDLIMIGATGLNTVERILIGSVTEYVTRTAVCDVLVVRTGLDNK, from the coding sequence ATGTCAATACAACAATATAAACACATTCTCGTTCCAATTGATGGATCACAAGAGTCTGAGTTAGCCTTTGAAAAAGCAGTTGCCGTAGCTAAACGTAACGATGGAGCCGAGCTACACATGGTTCATGTCGTTGACACACGTGCTTTTCAAAACATTTCGAGTTTTGACACTGCTATGGTCGAACAAGTTACTGAAACTGCTAAACAAACAATGGATAAATACATTGCAAAAGCTAAAGAAGAAGGCCTTGATAATGTTGCCTACTCTATCGAATATGGTTCCCCAAAAGTTGTCATTGCTAATGATGTTCCAAAGGATCTCCATACGGATCTCATTATGATTGGTGCGACTGGTTTAAATACTGTTGAACGTATTTTGATTGGTTCCGTAACGGAATATGTTACCCGTACAGCGGTTTGTGATGTCTTAGTAGTCCGTACTGGATTAGATAACAAATAA
- a CDS encoding DNA-3-methyladenine glycosylase I → MKCKWAEKNQLLLEYHDHEWGLPVFDSNQLFKNLSLQIFQSGLQWELILKKRIEMARALGDFNPQFLTGLSNQEIEKLLIDSRIIRNERKFRAVINNAFVVKRLLADGVCFSDYVWHFVDFVVYDMERNEANKMTETNPLAIRIANKMKIDGFEFIGSKNVSFFLQGSGIVNAHWINCSWRNGH, encoded by the coding sequence ATGAAGTGTAAATGGGCAGAAAAAAATCAATTGTTGTTAGAGTATCACGATCATGAGTGGGGACTACCAGTTTTTGATTCGAATCAGTTATTTAAAAATTTATCCTTACAAATTTTTCAATCAGGATTACAGTGGGAATTAATATTAAAAAAGAGAATTGAGATGGCGAGAGCATTGGGAGATTTTAATCCACAATTCTTAACGGGATTAAGTAATCAAGAAATAGAAAAATTATTAATCGATAGTAGAATTATACGAAATGAACGAAAATTCAGGGCAGTTATTAATAACGCTTTTGTCGTAAAGAGACTCTTAGCAGACGGGGTTTGTTTTTCAGACTATGTTTGGCACTTTGTGGATTTTGTTGTGTATGATATGGAGAGAAATGAAGCTAATAAAATGACGGAAACCAACCCGCTGGCAATTAGAATTGCGAATAAGATGAAGATAGACGGATTCGAATTTATTGGGTCTAAGAATGTTAGCTTTTTTTTGCAAGGATCAGGAATTGTGAATGCTCATTGGATTAATTGCAGTTGGAGAAATGGACACTGA
- a CDS encoding zinc-binding alcohol dehydrogenase family protein, whose protein sequence is MKAIWAVKNSEFKEIETEIPQLNTRDVLVKVLASSVNPVDTKVHEGIMDQGMILGYDAVGTVTKVGSDVKTFKKGDKVYYAGSNVRNGSNAEFQAVDARLISKAPQQLSISEAAALPLTSITAWELLFERLNVEPIANGNSGTILIINGAGGVGSILTQLAKWAGLTVIATASRPETQEWVSKMGADQVINHRVDLREQLDKNSIDYAVILHSTDQYLPILADLVVPEGKIASIVENTEPLPMGLLKDKSIGFEWEFMFTKPKYQVNMTDQGQILKNVAQLLDDGVLKTTMTQELSGLNPETLERAHEIVKSNKMIGKLVIKY, encoded by the coding sequence ATGAAAGCGATTTGGGCGGTTAAGAATAGTGAATTTAAAGAAATTGAAACTGAAATACCACAACTTAATACGAGAGACGTTTTGGTTAAAGTGTTAGCAAGCTCCGTGAATCCTGTTGATACAAAAGTGCATGAAGGAATTATGGATCAAGGAATGATTTTGGGATATGATGCTGTAGGAACAGTTACAAAGGTTGGCTCAGATGTTAAAACTTTTAAAAAGGGAGACAAGGTGTATTACGCGGGTAGTAACGTTAGGAATGGAAGTAATGCTGAATTTCAGGCTGTCGATGCACGCTTAATTTCGAAGGCACCGCAACAATTGTCGATATCTGAAGCTGCTGCGCTCCCCTTAACTTCAATTACTGCATGGGAGTTATTGTTTGAAAGACTAAACGTAGAACCTATTGCAAATGGAAATTCAGGAACAATTTTAATTATTAACGGAGCTGGTGGTGTTGGATCAATTTTGACCCAACTCGCTAAGTGGGCAGGCCTTACTGTAATTGCTACTGCTTCTAGACCTGAAACACAAGAATGGGTTTCAAAAATGGGTGCCGACCAGGTAATCAATCATCGAGTCGATTTGCGGGAGCAGTTAGATAAGAATTCCATTGATTACGCTGTTATTCTACACTCGACTGATCAATACCTACCGATTTTAGCTGATTTAGTGGTACCTGAGGGAAAGATCGCTTCTATTGTTGAGAATACTGAGCCATTGCCAATGGGGTTATTAAAGGATAAATCAATCGGTTTTGAATGGGAGTTTATGTTTACAAAACCAAAGTATCAAGTGAACATGACTGATCAGGGACAAATTTTGAAGAATGTTGCACAACTTTTGGATGATGGAGTACTGAAAACAACAATGACTCAAGAGCTATCGGGATTAAATCCTGAGACGCTAGAAAGAGCTCATGAAATTGTTAAATCCAATAAAATGATTGGAAAATTAGTTATTAAATATTAG
- a CDS encoding D-alanine--D-alanine ligase produces MKIAVLAGGKSTERNVSLSSGSKITNALRAKGHQATMIDLFLGYELGEQESIEDVFEHSNTTTDYEISDEVLTDAAIEKLRTDGTVGLFGKNVLDIARASDIVFLALHGGDGENGKIQAVLDLNNIRYTGSGTLAAGMAMDKAISKEIMLFNGIKTARFAIMKADDEEAPELDFGYPMVVKPNSGGSSVGAMIVQNDQEFKSALQEGFKFDEELIIEEFVSGREFSLGVVNGYALPAIEIVVNDGWYDYEHKFQTGSTTQFITPPDIDDDVHNEMKRLSVATMEALQMENYGRIDFLVNDSGVYVIEANTLPGMTPLSLMPQEAEADGLSYEDLCDQIVAGKMKIYEDRAK; encoded by the coding sequence ATGAAGATTGCAGTACTAGCAGGTGGAAAGAGTACAGAAAGAAACGTTTCACTTTCATCAGGCTCAAAAATCACAAACGCCCTTCGTGCAAAGGGACATCAAGCTACAATGATTGATTTGTTTTTGGGTTACGAATTAGGTGAACAAGAAAGTATTGAAGATGTGTTTGAACACAGCAATACTACCACTGATTATGAAATCAGTGACGAAGTTTTGACAGATGCAGCTATTGAAAAGTTGCGGACAGATGGCACAGTTGGATTATTTGGCAAGAATGTGTTGGATATTGCAAGAGCTTCTGACATTGTGTTTCTAGCGTTACACGGTGGTGACGGCGAGAATGGTAAGATCCAAGCTGTATTAGATTTAAACAATATTCGTTATACCGGAAGTGGTACATTAGCAGCTGGAATGGCAATGGATAAGGCAATTTCAAAAGAAATCATGCTATTTAATGGTATTAAAACAGCTCGTTTTGCTATTATGAAGGCTGATGATGAAGAAGCACCTGAACTTGATTTTGGATATCCAATGGTTGTTAAACCAAATAGTGGTGGTTCAAGTGTCGGTGCGATGATTGTTCAAAATGATCAGGAATTTAAGAGCGCATTGCAAGAGGGATTCAAATTTGACGAAGAGTTAATCATTGAAGAATTTGTATCAGGACGTGAATTTTCACTTGGAGTTGTTAATGGATACGCTCTTCCTGCCATTGAAATTGTAGTTAACGATGGTTGGTATGATTATGAGCATAAGTTCCAAACCGGAAGTACAACTCAATTTATAACGCCACCAGATATTGATGACGATGTCCATAATGAGATGAAGCGTCTATCAGTTGCAACCATGGAGGCTCTTCAGATGGAGAATTATGGTCGAATTGACTTCTTGGTTAATGACAGTGGGGTATACGTTATTGAAGCAAATACGTTACCAGGAATGACGCCACTATCACTAATGCCTCAAGAGGCTGAAGCTGATGGCTTAAGTTATGAGGATTTATGTGATCAGATTGTCGCTGGTAAGATGAAGATTTATGAAGATCGTGCCAAATAA
- the ezrA gene encoding septation ring formation regulator EzrA, producing MFKVLIGIIVVAVLIYIGIVAYQRFLLRKITDLQNRRANIGELPVKQKIQEVGDLSLSGSSQVNFNKIESDYSELTDKRLPEIDDIAEHAKQDVNEMKIFEARKDTTAMTDALNAIEADSNRIDDQLENFKKVDQEQHDSVKILRLKYQEFRKSLLAQNLTLGPSIDMLEENLSNLDSDFDNFSQTVDDGDHEKADGQLKILQERTNNLEQQINEIPPLYERLKTTFPEQLEEIQGGYDQLINHNYAFPDDNVRKEIHDLDAKISENTETLANLRLDAVRDNNESISKRIDALYDILQREIDARKDVDNSFPVISEFMTHAEKQNKALLAEIERLDQSYVLDKEDLNESQSLGAQLEALRTEHDRDTEQMTNQPVIYSEILERLRTENEQLKNIEDKQAELDGKFQSIINSEKAARQRLAQYDTEIHNIKRHVENLNLPGVSDEYMDYFFVVSDEIERVGNNMNQVRINIDMILRELDMVNTDLQTLTKKTTDLTDNAALSELAFQYANRYRNNNEDVDLASRRAQKLFDSDYQYEQSFQTISSVLDKVEPGSVENITENYYQQKTTEY from the coding sequence ATGTTCAAAGTACTGATTGGAATTATCGTGGTTGCGGTTCTCATATATATTGGAATTGTGGCCTATCAACGATTCTTATTAAGAAAAATTACCGATTTACAAAATCGGCGAGCTAATATTGGTGAACTTCCAGTAAAGCAAAAGATTCAGGAAGTAGGCGATCTTAGTTTGTCAGGTTCTTCACAGGTGAACTTTAATAAGATTGAGTCTGATTATAGTGAATTGACAGACAAACGCTTGCCAGAAATTGATGACATTGCAGAGCATGCTAAACAAGATGTTAATGAAATGAAAATTTTTGAAGCACGTAAAGATACGACAGCAATGACGGATGCTCTGAACGCGATTGAAGCCGATAGTAACCGAATTGACGACCAACTTGAAAATTTCAAAAAAGTTGATCAAGAGCAACATGATTCAGTTAAAATTTTAAGATTAAAATATCAGGAATTTCGGAAGAGTTTATTAGCGCAAAACCTTACGTTAGGTCCAAGTATTGATATGTTAGAAGAGAATCTATCTAATCTAGATTCAGATTTTGATAATTTTAGTCAGACGGTTGATGATGGTGACCACGAAAAAGCTGATGGCCAACTTAAAATCTTACAAGAACGAACAAATAATTTAGAACAACAGATTAATGAAATCCCTCCTCTGTATGAGCGCTTAAAAACAACTTTTCCAGAACAGCTTGAAGAAATTCAGGGTGGATATGACCAATTAATTAATCATAATTATGCTTTTCCAGATGATAATGTCCGTAAAGAGATTCATGATTTAGATGCTAAGATTTCTGAAAATACCGAAACGTTAGCAAATTTGAGATTAGATGCTGTTCGGGACAATAACGAGAGCATTTCTAAGCGGATTGATGCCCTATATGATATTTTACAAAGGGAAATTGATGCTAGAAAAGATGTTGATAACAGTTTTCCAGTTATTAGTGAGTTCATGACACATGCTGAAAAACAAAATAAGGCGCTTTTGGCAGAGATTGAACGACTTGATCAAAGTTATGTTTTGGATAAAGAAGACTTAAACGAGTCTCAGTCACTGGGAGCACAGTTAGAAGCACTACGCACAGAACATGATCGTGATACCGAACAAATGACCAATCAACCAGTTATATATTCCGAAATATTAGAACGCTTGCGAACCGAAAATGAGCAACTTAAAAATATTGAAGATAAGCAGGCTGAATTGGATGGCAAGTTCCAGTCAATTATAAATAGCGAAAAAGCAGCACGACAACGGCTGGCACAGTACGACACCGAGATTCATAATATTAAGCGTCATGTTGAGAACCTTAACTTGCCTGGGGTTTCAGACGAGTACATGGATTACTTCTTCGTTGTTAGTGATGAGATTGAACGTGTTGGTAATAACATGAATCAGGTTCGGATTAATATCGACATGATTTTGAGAGAGCTTGATATGGTTAATACTGATTTACAGACTTTAACCAAGAAAACTACCGACTTAACTGATAATGCTGCGCTAAGCGAGTTGGCATTTCAATACGCCAATCGTTACCGAAACAATAATGAGGACGTTGATCTGGCTAGTCGTCGAGCTCAAAAGCTTTTTGATTCAGATTATCAGTATGAGCAAAGTTTCCAGACCATTTCTTCAGTTTTAGATAAAGTTGAGCCTGGATCGGTTGAAAATATTACCGAAAACTACTATCAACAAAAAACTACTGAATATTAA
- the thiI gene encoding tRNA uracil 4-sulfurtransferase ThiI, producing the protein MEYTEIMVRYGELSTKGKNRQEFIARLGGNIRKALHDFPEVVVHPNRDRTHVTLNGANSTEVIDRLKKVFGIQNFSPMLKVEKTYEAVQQGAISMLKEQLEPGMTFKINTRRQDKGFEMNTDMMNRELGGFVLEQFPESKVQVKNPDIIFRVEIRTNGIFLTSEIIQGAGGLPVGTAGKGMMMLSGGIDSPVAGYLGMKRGVEMEMVHFFSPPYTSEQALAKAKELSGKLAAYSGNVQFIQVPFTEIQETIKENIPEGYLMTIQRRMMLRLSVALAESRGGMAIFNGESLGQVASQTMESMLAINDVTTMPIIRPVVSMDKTEIIEIAKDIDTYDLSIMPFEDCCTIFAPPAPKTRPDLERTRYYERRIDVEGLMKRSLEGIKISNVRAGETFMNENEDVFAELL; encoded by the coding sequence ATGGAATACACTGAAATAATGGTCCGATATGGTGAGCTATCTACCAAGGGAAAGAATCGTCAAGAATTTATTGCAAGGTTAGGCGGTAATATTCGAAAGGCACTACATGATTTTCCAGAGGTGGTTGTGCATCCAAACCGTGATAGAACACACGTTACATTGAATGGCGCTAATAGTACGGAAGTTATTGATAGACTTAAGAAGGTTTTTGGTATTCAAAACTTTTCGCCGATGTTAAAAGTTGAAAAGACATATGAGGCCGTTCAACAGGGTGCAATTTCAATGCTAAAGGAGCAACTTGAGCCAGGAATGACTTTTAAAATTAACACACGCCGTCAAGATAAGGGCTTTGAGATGAACACCGATATGATGAATCGTGAACTGGGTGGTTTTGTGTTGGAACAATTTCCAGAAAGCAAGGTTCAGGTTAAAAATCCTGATATTATTTTCAGAGTAGAGATTCGCACAAATGGTATTTTCTTAACGAGTGAAATCATCCAAGGCGCTGGTGGCTTACCAGTTGGAACAGCCGGTAAGGGTATGATGATGCTTTCTGGGGGCATTGATTCTCCAGTTGCTGGTTATTTAGGAATGAAGCGTGGGGTTGAGATGGAAATGGTTCACTTCTTCAGTCCTCCATACACCAGTGAACAGGCACTAGCTAAGGCAAAGGAGCTTTCTGGAAAACTTGCTGCTTATTCTGGCAATGTGCAATTTATTCAAGTTCCTTTTACCGAAATTCAAGAAACGATTAAAGAGAATATCCCTGAAGGGTATTTAATGACCATTCAACGCAGAATGATGTTGAGATTGTCAGTTGCACTCGCTGAGTCAAGAGGAGGAATGGCAATTTTTAATGGTGAATCTTTAGGGCAAGTAGCATCACAAACCATGGAAAGCATGCTGGCAATTAATGATGTAACAACAATGCCAATTATTCGTCCAGTTGTGTCGATGGATAAAACGGAAATTATTGAGATTGCAAAAGATATTGATACGTATGATTTATCAATTATGCCATTTGAAGATTGCTGTACAATCTTTGCGCCACCTGCACCTAAGACTCGCCCAGATCTGGAGCGAACACGTTATTATGAGCGAAGAATTGATGTTGAGGGGCTCATGAAACGTTCACTAGAAGGTATCAAGATTAGTAACGTTCGTGCCGGAGAAACCTTTATGAACGAAAATGAAGATGTTTTTGCAGAATTGTTGTAA
- a CDS encoding GAF domain-containing protein — MAKIDPIINQQLDALLFEETNLVANLSNASALLKSTIENINWAGFYLFDSAQNELILGPFQGNVACMHIKNGSGVCGTALQEQKIIRVANVHEFPGHIACDSASNSEIVLPLFGKNGSPIGVLDIDSPSLDRFSTEDQTILTGFRDVLLQHIDTVA; from the coding sequence ATGGCAAAAATCGATCCTATAATTAATCAGCAATTAGACGCTTTGCTCTTTGAAGAAACTAATCTTGTAGCAAACCTCTCGAACGCTTCTGCACTTTTAAAGTCAACTATCGAGAACATCAATTGGGCTGGTTTCTATCTATTTGATTCAGCTCAAAACGAACTAATTCTTGGTCCATTTCAAGGAAATGTGGCCTGTATGCATATTAAAAATGGAAGCGGTGTTTGTGGCACAGCTCTTCAAGAGCAAAAAATCATTCGGGTTGCAAACGTTCATGAATTTCCTGGACACATTGCTTGTGATAGCGCCTCAAATTCAGAAATTGTACTACCACTATTTGGAAAAAACGGGTCACCAATTGGCGTTTTAGATATTGACTCCCCTTCACTAGATCGCTTCTCGACAGAAGACCAGACAATTTTAACTGGATTTAGAGATGTTCTCCTTCAGCATATTGACACTGTTGCTTAG